The Chanos chanos chromosome 16, fChaCha1.1, whole genome shotgun sequence genome has a window encoding:
- the mpp1 gene encoding 55 kDa erythrocyte membrane protein isoform X1: MTLKSNKNEPAVTLERVNSVRTALSDLYLEQLLQNKLKSEKVVMQTSEAKGNVFYSNGGAGLPNGREASRMREVAFEKNPSQPLGVTLKMNEKQRCTVARILHGGMIHRQGSLHEGDEITEINGESVTNQSVDQLQKILKDTNGVVTLKVIPHQKSQPPTCEMFMRAQFDYDPAKDDLIPCKEAGLKFQTGDVIQIINKKDPNWWQGRVDSSTTDFAGLIPSPELQEWRVASKSKSSGEVSQSCSPFGKKRKCKDKYLAKHSSIFDQLDVISYEEVIQLPAFSRKTLILIGAPGVGRSHIKNSLLAKYPEKFAYPIPHTTRPPRKDEENGLEYFFISNDTMTKCILGNELLEYGSFQGNMFGTKIETIQKIHESGKIAVLDIEPQTLKLLRTAEFAPLVIFIAPTDAPNQSEAVQAIKKESDAIFAAYRHFFDVVLINNDVDESVKGVEEAMERASSTPQWVPVSWVY; this comes from the exons ATGACATTAAAATCCAATAAAAACGAACCTGCTGTCACTCTGGAGCGGGTCAACAGCGTTCGCACAGCACTCTCTGATCTGTACCTGGAACAACTTCTACAAAACAAACTCAAGTCAGAGAAG gTGGTGATGCAGACCAGCGAGGCGAAAGGGAACGTGTTTTACAGCAATGGCGGAGCGGGCCTCCCCAACGGCAGAGAAGCTTCTAGAATGCGCGAGGTGGCCTTCGAGAAGAACCCCTCGCAACCTCTG GGAGTGACCCTGAAAATGAACGAGAAACAGAGGTGTACCGTTGCCAGGATCCTTCATGGAGGGATGATCCATAGACAAG GCTCTTTACACGAAGGCGACGAAATCACAGAGATAAACGGAGAGAGCGTCACGAACCAGAGCGTGGACCAGCTGCAAAAAATACTG aaagacacaaacgGCGTCGTCACTCTGAAGGTCATCCCTCATCAGAAAAGTCAACCTCCTACCTGTGAG ATGTTCATGAGAGCCCAGTTTGATTACGATCCCGCCAAAGACGACCTCATTCCCTGTAAAGAAGCCGGACTCAAATTCCAAACCGGAGACGTCATTCAGATCATCAACAAGAAGGATCCGAACTGGTGGCAAGGGCGGGTGGACAGCTCCACCACAGACTTTGCGGGGCTCATACCGTCCCCCGAGTTACAGGAATG GCGAGTGGCCAGCAAGAGCAAATCGAGTGGAGAGGTCAGTCAGTCCTGCAGTCCCTTCGGCAAGAAGAGGAAGTGCAAAGACAAGTACCTGGCCAAACACAGCTCCA tTTTTGATCAGCTGGACGTCATCTCTTACGAGGAGGTCATACAGCTTCCTGCGTTCAGCAGAAAAACACTGATCCTCATCG GTGCGCCTGGTGTGGGGAGGAGTCATATTAAAAATTCCTTACTTGCCAAATACCCAGAGAAGTTTGCCTACCCAATACCCC ACACGACCAGACCGCCCAGGAAGGACGAAGAGAACGGCCTGGAATACTTCTTCATCTCCAACGACACAATGACCAAGTGCATCTTGGGAAACGAGCTGCTGGAGTACGGCAGTTTCCAGGGCAACATGTTCGGCACTAAGATCGAGACCATCCAGAAGATTCACGAGTCGGGCAAAATCGCCGTGCTGGACATCGAACCACAG ACTTTGAAGCTGCTTAGAACAGCAGAATTTGCCCCCCTGGTGATTTTTATTGCCCCAACTGATGCTCCAAACCAG TCGGAGGCGGTGCAGGCCATCAAGAAAGAGTCGGACGCCATCTTCGCCGCGTACCGTCACTTCTTCGACGTCGTTCTCATCAACAACGACGTAGATGAGAGCGTGAAGGGTGTGGAGGAGGCCATGGAGAGGGCCAGCTCCACCCCGCAGTGGGTACCCGTGTCCTGGGTCTACTGA
- the mpp1 gene encoding 55 kDa erythrocyte membrane protein isoform X2 has translation MTLKSNKNEPAVTLERVNSVRTALSDLYLEQLLQNKLKSEKTSEAKGNVFYSNGGAGLPNGREASRMREVAFEKNPSQPLGVTLKMNEKQRCTVARILHGGMIHRQGSLHEGDEITEINGESVTNQSVDQLQKILKDTNGVVTLKVIPHQKSQPPTCEMFMRAQFDYDPAKDDLIPCKEAGLKFQTGDVIQIINKKDPNWWQGRVDSSTTDFAGLIPSPELQEWRVASKSKSSGEVSQSCSPFGKKRKCKDKYLAKHSSIFDQLDVISYEEVIQLPAFSRKTLILIGAPGVGRSHIKNSLLAKYPEKFAYPIPHTTRPPRKDEENGLEYFFISNDTMTKCILGNELLEYGSFQGNMFGTKIETIQKIHESGKIAVLDIEPQTLKLLRTAEFAPLVIFIAPTDAPNQSEAVQAIKKESDAIFAAYRHFFDVVLINNDVDESVKGVEEAMERASSTPQWVPVSWVY, from the exons ATGACATTAAAATCCAATAAAAACGAACCTGCTGTCACTCTGGAGCGGGTCAACAGCGTTCGCACAGCACTCTCTGATCTGTACCTGGAACAACTTCTACAAAACAAACTCAAGTCAGAGAAG ACCAGCGAGGCGAAAGGGAACGTGTTTTACAGCAATGGCGGAGCGGGCCTCCCCAACGGCAGAGAAGCTTCTAGAATGCGCGAGGTGGCCTTCGAGAAGAACCCCTCGCAACCTCTG GGAGTGACCCTGAAAATGAACGAGAAACAGAGGTGTACCGTTGCCAGGATCCTTCATGGAGGGATGATCCATAGACAAG GCTCTTTACACGAAGGCGACGAAATCACAGAGATAAACGGAGAGAGCGTCACGAACCAGAGCGTGGACCAGCTGCAAAAAATACTG aaagacacaaacgGCGTCGTCACTCTGAAGGTCATCCCTCATCAGAAAAGTCAACCTCCTACCTGTGAG ATGTTCATGAGAGCCCAGTTTGATTACGATCCCGCCAAAGACGACCTCATTCCCTGTAAAGAAGCCGGACTCAAATTCCAAACCGGAGACGTCATTCAGATCATCAACAAGAAGGATCCGAACTGGTGGCAAGGGCGGGTGGACAGCTCCACCACAGACTTTGCGGGGCTCATACCGTCCCCCGAGTTACAGGAATG GCGAGTGGCCAGCAAGAGCAAATCGAGTGGAGAGGTCAGTCAGTCCTGCAGTCCCTTCGGCAAGAAGAGGAAGTGCAAAGACAAGTACCTGGCCAAACACAGCTCCA tTTTTGATCAGCTGGACGTCATCTCTTACGAGGAGGTCATACAGCTTCCTGCGTTCAGCAGAAAAACACTGATCCTCATCG GTGCGCCTGGTGTGGGGAGGAGTCATATTAAAAATTCCTTACTTGCCAAATACCCAGAGAAGTTTGCCTACCCAATACCCC ACACGACCAGACCGCCCAGGAAGGACGAAGAGAACGGCCTGGAATACTTCTTCATCTCCAACGACACAATGACCAAGTGCATCTTGGGAAACGAGCTGCTGGAGTACGGCAGTTTCCAGGGCAACATGTTCGGCACTAAGATCGAGACCATCCAGAAGATTCACGAGTCGGGCAAAATCGCCGTGCTGGACATCGAACCACAG ACTTTGAAGCTGCTTAGAACAGCAGAATTTGCCCCCCTGGTGATTTTTATTGCCCCAACTGATGCTCCAAACCAG TCGGAGGCGGTGCAGGCCATCAAGAAAGAGTCGGACGCCATCTTCGCCGCGTACCGTCACTTCTTCGACGTCGTTCTCATCAACAACGACGTAGATGAGAGCGTGAAGGGTGTGGAGGAGGCCATGGAGAGGGCCAGCTCCACCCCGCAGTGGGTACCCGTGTCCTGGGTCTACTGA
- the gpr34l gene encoding G protein-coupled receptor 34 like, with amino-acid sequence MLASNSSSVNASCEVQDGFLAHTLPITYGVICALGLLCNTFTIFVFFLRQHSDTSMAVYMRHLAIADFLLVLCLPLRIHYHHREGPYYLCKAVGVFFYINMYASIMFLSLISLDRYLKVIKPIWVFRIQKVRWSRMASYAIWAALFGVMSLFFLGKEREHPCNRICFHFHDKGVLGGSINLVAVGVFFASFLVFLCFYGKITFRLSAMSLGNGDPKAQGRKKRMVLKTFLVPAIFTLCFLPYHVVRVPYVLAQMDVITEVDKKQLLHILNEFTLLLSALNSCLDPLIYYFLSSTYRKTILCAIQGKFKSMYALNRRRISINRSLTEI; translated from the coding sequence ATGTTAGCGTCAAACAGCTCCAGCGTGAATGCGTCTTGTGAAGTTCAGGATGGCTTCCTGGCTCACACCCTCCCCATCACCTACGGCGTCATCTGCGCCCTGGGGCTGTTATGCAACACCTTCACCATCTTCGTCTTCTTCCTGCGCCAACACTCGGACACCTCCATGGCCGTTTACATGAGACACCTGGCCATCGCTGACTTTCTGCTGGTCTTGTGTCTTCCGTTGAGGATCCACTACCATCACAGAGAAGGTCCTTACTACCTTTGCAAGGCAGTGGGCGTGTTCTTCTACATCAACATGTACGCCAGCATCATGTTTCTCAGCCTGATCAGTCTGGACCGGTACCTGAAGGTCATCAAGCCCATCTGGGTGTTCCGGATCCAGAAGGTCCGCTGGAGCCGGATGGCGAGCTACGCAATCTGGGCTGCCCTGTTTGGAGTCATGTCCCTGTTCTTCCTGGGCAAGGAACGCGAGCATCCCTGCAACCGGATCTGCTTCCACTTCCATGACAAAGGGGTCCTGGGAGGATCCATCAACCTGGTGGCGGTGGGCGTCTTCTTCGCCTCGTTCCTcgtcttcctctgtttctacGGGAAGATCACGTTCCGACTCAGCGCCATGTCGCTCGGGAATGGCGATCCCAAAGCCCAGGGCCGGAAAAAGAGGATGGTTCTCAAAACCTTCCTGGTCCCTGCCATCTTCACCCTGTGCTTCTTGCCGTATCACGTCGTGCGTGTCCCGTACGTGCTGGCCCAGATGGACGTGATTACGGAGGTGGACAAGAAGCAGTTGCTCCACATCCTTAACGAGTTTACGCTTCTCCTCTCCGCCCTGAACAGCTGCCTGGATCCTCTCATCTACTATTTCCTGTCCAGCACGTACAGGAAGACTATCCTGTGTGCCATCCAGGGAAAGTTCAAAAGCATGTACGCGTTAAATCGCAGGCGTATTAGCATCAACCGTTCCCTGACAGAAATCTAA